In Prosthecomicrobium sp. N25, one DNA window encodes the following:
- a CDS encoding carboxyl transferase domain-containing protein, giving the protein MPLIEDAVDRRSAEYGANRDALAGAVADLRAVVDRIGEGGGQAAREKHLGRGKLLPRDRIRTLIDVGSPFLEFSQLAAHGMYGDEVPAAGLITGIGRVAGRECVIVANDATVKGGTYFPMTVKKHLRAQRIAEENHLPCLYLVDSGGANLPNQDEVFPDREHFGRIFFNQATMSAKGIPQIAVVMGSCTAGGAYVPAMADQSIMVRNQATIFLGGPPLVKAATGEVVSAEDLGGADVHTRISGVSDHMAETDAHALAIARDIVKTLNRGKRHGQELRAPREPRLDPADLYGIVSADPKKPFDVRQIIGRIVDGSEFDEFKPLYGTTLITGFARIWGYPVGIIANNGILFSESALKGAHFIELCAQSGTPLVFLQNITGFMVGRKYEAGGIAKDGAKMVTAVSTARVPKFTVIIGNSFGAGNYGMCGRGYDPRFLWMWPNARISVMGGDQAANVLAQVRRDGLEARGQSWPAEAEEAFKAPIRAQYEQQGHPYYSSARLWDDGIIDPLDTRMVLALGLSAAMNAPEETTRFGVFRM; this is encoded by the coding sequence ATGCCCCTGATCGAAGATGCGGTGGATCGCCGATCGGCCGAATACGGCGCCAACCGGGACGCGCTCGCCGGCGCAGTGGCGGATCTCCGGGCCGTGGTGGACCGGATCGGCGAGGGCGGCGGCCAGGCGGCCCGGGAGAAGCACCTCGGCCGCGGCAAGCTCCTGCCGCGCGACCGCATCCGGACGCTGATCGACGTCGGCTCGCCCTTCCTGGAGTTCTCGCAGCTCGCGGCCCACGGGATGTACGGCGACGAGGTGCCGGCGGCGGGCCTCATCACCGGCATCGGCCGGGTGGCCGGCCGCGAATGCGTGATCGTCGCCAACGATGCGACCGTGAAGGGCGGCACCTACTTCCCGATGACGGTGAAGAAGCACCTGCGCGCGCAGCGGATCGCGGAGGAGAACCACCTGCCCTGCCTCTACCTCGTCGATTCCGGCGGCGCCAACCTGCCGAACCAGGACGAGGTCTTCCCGGACCGCGAGCATTTCGGCCGGATCTTCTTCAATCAGGCGACCATGTCGGCCAAGGGCATCCCGCAGATCGCCGTCGTCATGGGCTCCTGCACGGCGGGCGGCGCCTATGTGCCGGCCATGGCGGACCAGTCCATCATGGTGCGCAACCAGGCGACCATCTTCCTCGGCGGCCCGCCGCTCGTGAAGGCGGCGACGGGGGAGGTCGTCTCGGCGGAGGACCTGGGCGGGGCTGACGTGCATACCCGGATCTCCGGCGTTTCGGACCACATGGCCGAGACCGACGCCCATGCGCTCGCGATCGCGCGGGACATCGTGAAGACGCTCAACCGCGGCAAGCGCCACGGCCAGGAGCTTCGGGCGCCGCGCGAGCCCCGGCTCGATCCCGCCGACCTCTACGGCATCGTCTCGGCCGATCCCAAGAAGCCCTTCGACGTGCGGCAGATCATCGGGCGGATCGTGGACGGCTCGGAGTTCGACGAGTTCAAGCCGCTCTACGGGACGACGCTCATCACCGGCTTCGCGCGGATCTGGGGCTATCCGGTCGGGATCATCGCCAACAACGGGATTCTCTTTTCGGAATCAGCGCTGAAGGGGGCTCACTTCATCGAGCTCTGCGCCCAGTCCGGCACGCCGCTCGTCTTCCTGCAGAACATCACGGGCTTCATGGTCGGCCGCAAGTACGAGGCGGGCGGCATCGCCAAGGACGGGGCCAAGATGGTCACCGCGGTGTCGACGGCGCGGGTCCCGAAGTTCACCGTCATCATCGGCAATTCCTTCGGGGCCGGGAACTACGGCATGTGCGGGCGGGGCTACGACCCCCGCTTCCTGTGGATGTGGCCCAACGCCCGGATCTCCGTGATGGGCGGCGATCAGGCCGCGAACGTGCTGGCGCAGGTGCGTCGCGACGGGCTCGAGGCGCGCGGCCAGTCCTGGCCGGCCGAGGCGGAGGAGGCCTTCAAGGCGCCGATCCGGGCACAGTACGAGCAGCAGGGCCACCCCTACTACTCGTCAGCCCGGCTGTGGGACGACGGCATCATCGACCCGCTCGACACCCGCATGGTCCTGGCGCTCGGCCTGTCGGCGGCAATGAACGCCCCCGAAGAGACGACGCGCTTCGGCGTGTTCCGGATGTGA
- a CDS encoding HoxN/HupN/NixA family nickel/cobalt transporter, whose protein sequence is MPDIAALIQAGAANPWLYLPLAVLLGALHALEPGHSKTMMAGFIIAVRGTPAQAVLLGVSAAVGHTLVVWALALIGLWLGDRDILRTAEPWLVLVSGLLVMGLAMRIFLLLRPRRAAHGHHHAQDGEQGQGAGPLHRHHHDHDHDHEHEHGHRHGHDHGDPHHHGHAHAADHHGAAHRHPHRHAPAVASPDGPTPDPAPHAPEDAHAAAHARAIRTRYAGRTVTAVEVVWFGFTGGLLPCPAAIAVLFICLQLKEVTLGIGMVAAFSLGLAVTLVAVGLAAAWGTRVAGARFGHRFEGWSERLPYVSASLVFLVGLAIAIRGLVELGQA, encoded by the coding sequence ATGCCCGACATCGCCGCCCTGATCCAGGCCGGAGCCGCCAATCCCTGGCTCTATCTGCCCCTCGCCGTCCTGCTCGGGGCGTTGCATGCGCTCGAGCCGGGCCATTCCAAGACCATGATGGCCGGCTTCATCATCGCGGTCCGCGGCACCCCGGCGCAAGCCGTCCTGCTCGGCGTCTCGGCGGCCGTGGGCCACACGCTGGTCGTCTGGGCGCTCGCCCTGATCGGCCTGTGGCTGGGCGACCGCGACATCCTGCGGACGGCGGAGCCCTGGCTGGTGCTGGTCTCCGGCCTGCTGGTGATGGGCCTCGCGATGCGCATCTTCCTGCTGCTGCGGCCCCGCCGGGCCGCCCATGGCCACCATCATGCGCAAGATGGCGAACAGGGGCAGGGCGCCGGCCCGCTCCATCGGCACCATCACGACCATGACCATGACCACGAGCACGAGCACGGCCATCGCCATGGTCATGATCACGGTGACCCCCACCACCACGGTCACGCCCATGCGGCGGACCACCACGGTGCCGCCCATCGGCATCCCCACCGGCACGCCCCTGCCGTCGCCTCACCGGACGGCCCCACGCCCGACCCGGCGCCGCATGCTCCAGAGGACGCCCATGCGGCCGCCCACGCGCGCGCGATCCGGACGCGCTATGCCGGCCGGACCGTCACGGCGGTCGAGGTCGTCTGGTTCGGCTTCACCGGCGGGCTCCTGCCGTGCCCCGCCGCCATCGCGGTGCTGTTCATCTGCCTGCAGCTCAAGGAGGTGACGCTCGGCATCGGGATGGTGGCGGCCTTCAGCCTGGGGCTCGCCGTGACCCTCGTCGCGGTCGGCCTCGCGGCGGCCTGGGGCACCCGCGTCGCCGGAGCGCGCTTCGGGCACCGCTTCGAAGGATGGTCCGAGCGGCTGCCCTATGTCTCGGCCTCGCTGGTGTTCCTGGTCGGTCTGGCGATCGCGATCCGCGGCCTGGTGGAGCTCGGACAGGCCTGA
- a CDS encoding acetyl/propionyl/methylcrotonyl-CoA carboxylase subunit alpha, whose amino-acid sequence MTRSLSTLLVANRGEIAVRVMRTARRMGLRTVAVYSDADAEAAHVAAADEAVRIGPAPARESYLRIEAILEAARLTGADAIHPGYGFLSENAAFAEACAAAGIAFVGPPASAIRAMGSKSAAKQLMEEAGVPLVPGYHGDEQDPSFLAEAAAAIGYPVLIKASAGGGGKGMKVVGGGGDFAEALASAKREAAAAFGDDRVLVEKYLTRPRHIEIQVFADTFRNTVFLHERDCSIQRRHQKVVEEAPAPGMTPERRAAMGKAAVDAAKAVGYVGAGTVEFIAEGDGFYFMEMNTRLQVEHPVTEAITGQDLVEWQIRVARGEPLPLRQEEIPLRGHAIEVRLYAEDPAKGFLPQTGRLAHLKLPSDLPGIRVDAGVRAGDAVSIHYDPMIAKIIAEGRDRGEALARLAGALERTEVVGLATNRAFLAAIARHPAFAAAELDTGFIGRHEADLLPPPRPADGPTLALAALAVMRGEAARAAAAADPADPWSPWTRADAFRLNRPRFVDLVFAEGETRHAVRVHAEGDGYVVEAAGGRHSVDGALSDDGGMAVRVDGRRFQARAIFTGARLTLFAGGRETALDIVDPRAVEAREGGGGGRVVAPMPGAVVAVSVAPGDRVEKGQALIIVEAMKMEHTLRAPRDGRVAKVNAAAGDLVAEGVELVVLAED is encoded by the coding sequence ATGACCCGCTCTCTCTCCACCCTCCTCGTCGCCAACCGGGGCGAGATCGCGGTCCGGGTCATGCGGACCGCCCGGCGCATGGGGCTCAGGACCGTCGCGGTCTATTCGGACGCCGACGCGGAGGCCGCGCATGTGGCCGCCGCGGACGAGGCGGTGCGGATCGGGCCGGCGCCGGCGCGCGAGAGCTATTTGCGGATCGAGGCGATCCTGGAGGCGGCGCGGCTGACCGGGGCGGACGCGATCCATCCCGGCTACGGCTTCCTGTCGGAGAACGCGGCCTTCGCGGAGGCCTGCGCGGCGGCCGGCATCGCCTTCGTGGGGCCGCCGGCGAGCGCCATTCGGGCCATGGGCTCGAAGTCCGCGGCGAAGCAGCTGATGGAGGAGGCCGGCGTGCCGCTCGTGCCGGGCTACCACGGCGACGAGCAGGATCCGTCCTTCCTCGCCGAAGCCGCGGCGGCGATCGGGTACCCCGTGCTGATCAAGGCCTCGGCGGGCGGCGGCGGCAAGGGCATGAAGGTGGTCGGCGGGGGCGGCGACTTCGCGGAGGCGCTCGCCTCGGCCAAGCGCGAGGCGGCGGCGGCCTTCGGGGACGACCGGGTGCTGGTCGAGAAGTACCTGACCCGGCCGCGCCACATCGAGATCCAGGTCTTTGCCGACACGTTCCGCAACACGGTTTTCCTGCACGAGCGCGACTGCTCGATTCAGCGGCGGCACCAGAAGGTCGTCGAGGAGGCGCCGGCTCCCGGCATGACGCCGGAGCGGCGCGCCGCCATGGGCAAGGCGGCGGTCGACGCCGCCAAGGCGGTCGGCTACGTGGGCGCCGGGACGGTCGAGTTCATCGCCGAGGGCGACGGCTTCTACTTCATGGAGATGAACACCCGGCTCCAGGTGGAGCATCCGGTGACCGAGGCGATCACCGGGCAGGACCTGGTGGAATGGCAGATCCGGGTCGCCCGCGGCGAGCCCCTCCCCCTGCGCCAGGAGGAGATACCGCTCCGCGGCCACGCCATCGAGGTCCGGCTCTACGCGGAGGACCCGGCCAAGGGCTTCCTGCCGCAGACGGGGCGGCTCGCGCACCTGAAGCTGCCCTCCGACCTCCCCGGTATCCGCGTCGACGCGGGCGTCCGGGCCGGCGACGCGGTGTCGATCCACTACGACCCGATGATCGCCAAGATCATCGCGGAGGGCCGGGACCGCGGGGAAGCGCTGGCGCGGCTCGCGGGCGCGCTGGAGCGGACCGAGGTGGTCGGGCTCGCGACCAACCGGGCCTTCCTGGCGGCCATCGCGCGGCATCCCGCCTTCGCGGCCGCCGAGCTCGACACCGGCTTCATCGGCCGGCACGAGGCCGACCTGCTGCCCCCTCCCCGGCCCGCCGATGGGCCGACCCTGGCGCTCGCCGCGCTCGCGGTGATGCGGGGCGAGGCCGCCCGGGCGGCCGCCGCGGCGGATCCGGCCGACCCTTGGTCGCCCTGGACGCGGGCGGATGCGTTCCGGCTCAACCGGCCGCGTTTCGTCGACCTCGTCTTCGCCGAAGGCGAGACCCGCCATGCGGTGAGGGTCCACGCGGAGGGGGACGGCTACGTGGTGGAGGCGGCCGGCGGGCGGCACAGCGTCGACGGCGCGCTCTCGGACGACGGCGGCATGGCCGTCCGGGTCGATGGACGGCGCTTCCAGGCCCGTGCGATCTTCACGGGCGCGCGGCTGACGCTCTTCGCGGGCGGGCGCGAGACGGCGCTCGACATCGTCGATCCGCGTGCGGTCGAGGCCCGCGAGGGCGGCGGCGGCGGGCGGGTGGTGGCCCCGATGCCGGGCGCGGTCGTGGCGGTTTCCGTGGCCCCGGGCGACCGGGTCGAGAAGGGGCAGGCGCTCATCATCGTCGAGGCGATGAAGATGGAGCATACGCTCCGGGCGCCCCGCGACGGACGCGTCGCCAAGGTCAACGCGGCGGCGGGCGATCTCGTCGCCGAAGGGGTGGAACTGGTCGTCCTGGCCGAGGACTGA
- a CDS encoding type II toxin-antitoxin system VapC family toxin, translated as MNLLLDMDVAIWFAEGNTRPPEAARNQIRQASAVFVSSASLWEIAIKVSSGKLDIELGTFVANLRANDFAGLPVTWEHAMAVRALPPIHRDPFDRILVAQAICEPLRLLTGDAALAGYSDLVTVV; from the coding sequence GTGAACCTGCTGCTCGACATGGATGTCGCGATCTGGTTCGCGGAGGGCAACACGCGGCCGCCGGAGGCCGCTCGAAACCAAATTCGGCAGGCGAGCGCCGTCTTCGTGAGCTCCGCCTCACTCTGGGAAATCGCGATCAAGGTCTCTTCGGGCAAACTCGACATCGAACTCGGCACCTTCGTAGCGAACCTGCGGGCCAATGATTTTGCCGGGCTCCCGGTGACCTGGGAACACGCCATGGCGGTGCGGGCGCTGCCGCCGATCCATCGGGATCCATTCGATCGGATCCTGGTCGCCCAGGCGATCTGCGAACCCTTGCGGTTGCTGACCGGGGACGCTGCGCTCGCCGGCTATTCGGACCTCGTGACCGTCGTCTGA
- a CDS encoding dioxygenase family protein, whose translation MSRSAFGQTDADLALTPACGPDPATTARQTEGPYFKPRSPERQDLRGGERGEAFALVGLVLTRGCRPVSRALVDLWHADSAGAYDNAGFRLRGHQYTDDRGRFRFLTVVPGLYPGRTRHFHVKVQAPGGSVLTTQLYFPDEPGNARDGIFDAALVMQVRPGDGGRVGRYDLVLAG comes from the coding sequence CTGTCCCGCTCCGCGTTCGGCCAAACGGACGCCGACCTCGCGCTCACGCCGGCCTGCGGCCCGGACCCGGCCACGACGGCCCGGCAGACCGAAGGCCCCTACTTCAAGCCCCGCTCGCCGGAGCGGCAGGACTTGCGGGGCGGCGAGCGGGGCGAGGCCTTCGCGCTGGTCGGGCTCGTCCTGACGCGCGGCTGCCGTCCGGTGTCCCGGGCGCTCGTCGATCTCTGGCACGCCGATTCGGCCGGCGCCTACGACAACGCCGGCTTCCGTCTCCGCGGCCACCAGTACACCGACGACCGCGGCCGGTTCCGCTTCCTGACCGTCGTTCCGGGCCTCTATCCCGGCCGCACGCGCCATTTTCACGTCAAGGTGCAGGCCCCGGGCGGATCGGTGCTGACGACGCAGCTCTATTTCCCGGACGAACCCGGCAATGCCCGCGACGGCATCTTCGACGCGGCGCTCGTGATGCAGGTCCGGCCCGGCGATGGCGGACGCGTCGGGCGCTACGACCTCGTGCTCGCCGGCTGA
- a CDS encoding TetR/AcrR family transcriptional regulator, with protein sequence MARTVGSSGPKTAQSIREAGLRLIYEHGYEAMSLRQLGQEVGLQSGSLYNHIASKQALLFEIVLAHMEDLTAHAQAALAGLTDPVDRLRAFCRLHLAYHMTRRAEVVVANMELRSLEPENRARIVALRDGYEARLSAILADGKAAGVFRVEDVRVTTFALIAMLTGISQWYRPDGRLGQEDLIRIHTGLVLEGVKT encoded by the coding sequence ATGGCCAGAACCGTCGGGTCCAGCGGGCCGAAGACCGCCCAGTCGATCCGCGAGGCGGGGCTCCGGCTCATTTACGAGCACGGCTACGAGGCGATGAGCCTGCGCCAACTCGGCCAGGAGGTGGGACTCCAGTCGGGGTCGCTCTACAACCACATCGCGTCCAAGCAGGCGCTCCTATTCGAGATCGTGCTCGCCCACATGGAAGACCTGACGGCGCATGCGCAAGCCGCGCTCGCCGGTCTTACGGACCCGGTCGACCGGCTCCGCGCCTTCTGCCGCCTGCACCTCGCCTATCACATGACGCGCCGGGCCGAGGTCGTCGTCGCCAACATGGAGCTTCGCAGCCTGGAGCCGGAGAACCGAGCCCGGATCGTGGCGCTGCGTGACGGCTACGAGGCGCGGCTCTCCGCCATCCTGGCGGACGGCAAGGCGGCGGGCGTCTTCCGGGTCGAGGACGTGCGCGTCACCACCTTCGCGCTGATCGCCATGCTGACCGGGATCTCCCAGTGGTACCGGCCGGACGGGCGGCTCGGCCAGGAGGACCTGATCCGGATCCATACGGGCCTGGTGCTCGAGGGCGTGAAGACCTGA
- the amaB gene encoding L-piperidine-6-carboxylate dehydrogenase, producing the protein MTQEAKPLSLAGETLELLQGLGVRREALTGGTLPARSPITGETLASLPETDAAGAAAAIGRAEAAFRAWRAVPAPKRGELVRLLGEELRRDKAALGRLVSIEAGKIVSEGLGEVQEMIDICDFAVGLSRQLYGLTIATERPNHRMMETWHPLGVTGVISAFNFPVAVWSWNAALALVCGNPVVWKPSEKTPLTALATAAIYGRAAARFNAEGGAAPDGLVEVLIGGRAVGEALVDDPRVPVVSATGSTAMGRAVGPRLAKRFARAILELGGNNAAIVCPSADLDLVLRAVAFAAMGTAGQRCTTLRRLFVHESIYDRLVPRLKKAYGSVRIGNPLEAGTLIGPLIDEAALARMDAALAAAKAEGGVVTGGGRAAVPGLGGAYAAPALVEMPSQCGPVVEETFAPILYVMRYRTLDEAIALHNAVPQGLSSSIFTNDLREAERFVSAEGSDCGIANVNIGPSGAEIGGAFGGEKETGGGREAGSDSWKAYMRRTTNTVNYGTTLPLAQGVKFDVE; encoded by the coding sequence ATGACCCAGGAAGCCAAGCCCCTGTCGCTCGCCGGCGAAACGCTCGAGCTCCTCCAGGGGCTGGGTGTCCGGCGCGAGGCCCTGACCGGCGGGACGCTTCCCGCGCGGTCGCCGATCACGGGGGAGACGCTCGCATCCCTGCCGGAAACGGACGCCGCCGGCGCGGCGGCCGCGATCGGTCGCGCCGAGGCGGCGTTCCGGGCCTGGCGGGCCGTGCCGGCGCCGAAGCGCGGCGAACTGGTGCGCCTTCTCGGCGAGGAGCTGCGCCGCGACAAGGCGGCCCTCGGCCGGCTGGTCTCGATCGAGGCTGGCAAGATCGTCTCGGAAGGCCTCGGCGAGGTCCAGGAGATGATCGACATCTGCGACTTCGCGGTGGGACTGTCGCGCCAGCTCTACGGACTGACGATCGCGACCGAGCGGCCGAACCACCGGATGATGGAGACCTGGCACCCGCTCGGCGTGACGGGCGTCATCTCGGCCTTCAACTTCCCCGTCGCGGTCTGGTCCTGGAACGCGGCGCTGGCGCTGGTCTGCGGCAATCCGGTCGTCTGGAAGCCCTCCGAGAAGACGCCGCTGACGGCGCTCGCCACGGCGGCGATCTACGGGCGCGCCGCGGCCCGCTTCAATGCCGAGGGCGGCGCGGCCCCGGACGGGCTCGTGGAGGTGCTCATCGGTGGGCGGGCGGTCGGCGAGGCGCTGGTGGACGACCCCCGGGTGCCGGTCGTCTCGGCGACGGGCTCGACCGCGATGGGGCGGGCCGTCGGCCCCCGGCTCGCCAAGCGCTTCGCCCGCGCGATCCTGGAGCTCGGCGGCAACAACGCGGCGATCGTCTGCCCCTCGGCGGATCTCGACCTGGTTCTTCGGGCGGTCGCCTTCGCGGCGATGGGGACCGCGGGCCAGCGCTGCACGACGCTGCGCCGCCTCTTCGTGCATGAAAGCATCTACGACCGGCTCGTGCCGCGGCTGAAGAAGGCCTACGGTTCGGTCCGGATCGGCAACCCGCTGGAGGCGGGCACCCTGATCGGACCGCTGATCGACGAGGCGGCGCTCGCCCGCATGGACGCGGCGCTCGCCGCCGCGAAGGCGGAGGGCGGGGTGGTGACGGGCGGCGGCCGCGCCGCGGTGCCCGGGCTCGGCGGCGCATATGCGGCGCCGGCCCTCGTGGAGATGCCGTCCCAGTGCGGGCCGGTCGTCGAGGAAACCTTCGCGCCGATCCTCTACGTGATGCGCTACCGCACGCTCGACGAGGCGATCGCGCTCCACAACGCCGTGCCGCAGGGCCTTTCCTCGTCGATCTTCACGAACGACCTGCGGGAGGCCGAGCGCTTCGTCTCGGCGGAGGGCTCCGACTGCGGCATCGCCAACGTCAACATCGGCCCCTCGGGCGCGGAAATCGGCGGCGCGTTCGGGGGCGAGAAGGAGACGGGCGGCGGCCGCGAAGCCGGCTCGGACTCCTGGAAGGCCTACATGCGCCGGACCACCAACACCGTGAACTACGGCACCACGCTGCCGCTGGCGCAGGGGGTGAAGTTCGACGTGGAGTGA
- a CDS encoding metal/formaldehyde-sensitive transcriptional repressor yields the protein MSHTIRDKGKLLARVRRLKGQVEAVERALEAELGCADVLQLTAAVRGAVNGLTAELMEHHLRSHVLDPDEPAGSDRARAAEELIEVLRTYLR from the coding sequence GTGTCCCACACGATTCGCGACAAGGGAAAGCTGCTCGCCCGGGTGCGCCGGCTGAAAGGGCAGGTCGAAGCGGTGGAGCGGGCGCTCGAGGCGGAGCTCGGCTGCGCGGACGTGCTCCAGCTCACCGCCGCCGTGCGCGGCGCGGTCAACGGGCTCACGGCCGAGCTGATGGAGCATCACCTCCGCTCCCACGTCCTCGATCCGGACGAGCCGGCCGGCTCGGATCGGGCCCGGGCGGCGGAGGAGCTGATCGAGGTCTTGCGGACCTATCTGCGTTGA
- a CDS encoding type II toxin-antitoxin system Phd/YefM family antitoxin, whose amino-acid sequence MKQVNLYEAKTHLSDLVEQAAGGEEIVIAKAGKPVARLVALETRPQRKFGFMKGEIRMAEDFDAPLPDDLPDLFEGKSSE is encoded by the coding sequence ATGAAGCAAGTCAACCTCTACGAGGCCAAGACCCACCTCTCCGATCTGGTCGAGCAGGCGGCCGGCGGGGAGGAGATCGTCATCGCCAAGGCGGGCAAGCCTGTGGCGCGGCTCGTCGCGCTCGAGACGCGGCCCCAGCGCAAGTTCGGCTTCATGAAGGGCGAGATCCGGATGGCCGAGGATTTCGACGCGCCCCTGCCGGACGATCTCCCGGACCTGTTCGAGGGAAAGTCGTCCGAGTGA
- a CDS encoding sugar-binding transcriptional regulator, producing MARNRRDEELILRIARMRYDQKLAQHEIAKQLAVSESTISRALKAAMDLGFVEIQITPYAMRDFELERRLVQRFGLEFAVVVQPRAGAQNAYEILGRAIARTVEDRLTPGTVLGVSDGDTVAAVAAAIRRGKSSDVDVVSLIGGVGAPQIPSHSSEVCRMLAAGLGARAWQLPVPAIVDDVVAARGLLETASVKAVFDLVRRMTVALVGIGSISPRATVFRHGVIDNAYIETIAARGAVGTICGRFFGPDGKPVASEFDERTLSVTLEDLARAPLGIAAALGPNKAPAIRAAIQGRIVNALGTDSDTARALLEG from the coding sequence ATGGCCCGAAACCGTCGCGATGAAGAGCTGATCCTGCGCATCGCGCGCATGCGCTACGATCAGAAGCTCGCCCAGCACGAGATCGCCAAGCAGCTCGCCGTCTCCGAATCGACCATCAGCCGCGCCCTCAAGGCCGCGATGGATCTCGGCTTCGTCGAAATCCAGATCACGCCCTACGCGATGCGCGACTTCGAGCTGGAGCGCCGGCTGGTCCAGCGCTTCGGGCTGGAGTTCGCGGTCGTCGTCCAGCCCCGCGCCGGCGCCCAGAACGCCTACGAGATCCTCGGCCGCGCCATCGCGCGCACCGTCGAGGACCGCCTGACCCCCGGCACCGTGCTGGGCGTCTCAGACGGCGACACCGTGGCCGCCGTCGCGGCCGCCATCCGCCGCGGCAAGTCCTCGGACGTGGACGTCGTCTCCCTGATCGGCGGTGTCGGGGCGCCGCAGATCCCTAGCCATTCGAGCGAGGTCTGCCGCATGCTGGCCGCCGGCCTCGGCGCCCGCGCCTGGCAGCTGCCCGTCCCCGCCATCGTCGACGACGTGGTCGCCGCCCGCGGCCTGCTCGAGACCGCGTCCGTGAAGGCGGTGTTCGATCTCGTCCGACGCATGACCGTGGCGCTGGTCGGCATCGGCTCGATCTCGCCGCGCGCCACCGTGTTCCGCCACGGCGTGATCGACAACGCCTATATCGAGACGATCGCCGCCCGCGGCGCCGTGGGCACCATCTGCGGCCGCTTCTTCGGTCCCGATGGCAAGCCGGTCGCCTCCGAATTCGACGAGCGCACCCTGTCGGTGACCCTCGAGGACCTCGCCCGCGCGCCCCTCGGCATCGCCGCCGCCCTCGGCCCCAACAAGGCCCCCGCCATCCGCGCCGCCATCCAGGGCCGCATTGTCAACGCCCTCGGCACCGACAGCGACACGGCGAGGGCTCTGCTGGAGGGGTGA